The Verrucomicrobium spinosum DSM 4136 = JCM 18804 genome includes a region encoding these proteins:
- a CDS encoding AEC family transporter, giving the protein MFFDLFLNVCAPIFFVVGLGWLLDRKFRLHLETLVKLNIYLLVPAFIFTRVLDTELAGHEALQIVGFTLATITLMFICSTIAARVLKMHSQQRQALRLATMFYNCGNYGLPLVTLAFGHEGAAVQVYVLATMNVATFTIGLFLAQERGEKPGAHWRALNGMLRQPTLYALLAGVLAKSTGLHLQEVTWLWQPLDLLQAALVGFALLTLGVQMSQTRPAPFRAPLFAALGIRLILSPLLALGLTQIMGFPPAVAASLVLATGAPTAVNTALLAHEFGGDVSFATSSVYYTTLVSMLTTTVTLSLLKLWLAA; this is encoded by the coding sequence ATGTTCTTTGACCTCTTCCTGAATGTTTGCGCTCCCATTTTCTTTGTGGTGGGTCTGGGATGGCTCTTGGACCGGAAATTCCGGCTCCATCTGGAGACTCTGGTCAAACTGAACATCTATCTTCTGGTACCAGCTTTCATCTTCACCCGGGTGCTCGACACCGAACTGGCCGGTCACGAAGCGTTGCAGATTGTGGGGTTCACCCTGGCCACCATCACCCTCATGTTCATCTGTAGCACAATTGCAGCCAGAGTCCTCAAAATGCACTCGCAACAGCGGCAGGCTTTGCGCTTGGCCACCATGTTCTACAACTGTGGAAATTATGGCCTACCCCTGGTGACGCTGGCTTTTGGCCATGAGGGTGCCGCAGTTCAAGTTTATGTCCTGGCAACGATGAATGTTGCCACTTTCACAATCGGTCTCTTTCTCGCTCAGGAGCGCGGTGAAAAGCCGGGGGCGCACTGGCGGGCGCTCAATGGAATGCTGAGGCAACCCACGCTCTACGCCCTGCTTGCTGGAGTGCTGGCCAAATCCACCGGGCTTCACCTTCAGGAGGTGACATGGCTCTGGCAGCCACTGGATCTGCTCCAGGCCGCTTTGGTGGGATTTGCCCTCCTCACCCTGGGGGTCCAGATGTCTCAGACCCGCCCCGCCCCCTTCCGCGCTCCGCTGTTTGCCGCTCTGGGCATTCGCCTCATTCTTAGCCCTCTACTGGCTCTTGGGCTGACTCAAATCATGGGATTTCCTCCGGCGGTAGCAGCTTCTCTGGTCCTCGCGACGGGGGCTCCCACGGCCGTGAACACAGCCCTGCTTGCGCATGAATTTGGTGGCGATGTCTCATTCGCCACCTCTTCCGTGTACTACACCACCTTGGTCAGCATGCTCACGACCACCGTGACCCTGAGCCTGCTGAAGCTGTGGCTGGCTGCCTGA
- a CDS encoding LysM peptidoglycan-binding domain-containing protein, with translation MSRFKILVFLLAVGIAGSVLAAAYWYYTRVLGHETVVQGQIKKMQGKHTSLPDPGVRRFDEAMEFINASNYAEGRKALYRLLDSFPETSAGPEARRIIGELNMDMLFSQEANPQRKDYIVQPGDSMGLIARKNQTSVECIMRANGMLSTNLQPGDHLFVFPLDFEIVVDISSKTVQLWRGTREKGYFFKEYQALEVRLPPGMKAPAETVIQAKSAWHNGKAVTSENPLFISADKWLVGHKTGFNLRGLPKAKPLVDKTTTPSQPAAATKGKSKGGSKAANKVVDDDDDDGLAGIPETGVFLAREDIEELFTIVRTQTKLFVAR, from the coding sequence ATGAGCCGATTTAAAATCCTCGTCTTCCTTCTTGCGGTGGGTATCGCAGGTTCGGTGCTTGCTGCCGCTTACTGGTACTACACTCGTGTCCTCGGGCATGAGACGGTGGTTCAGGGCCAGATCAAGAAAATGCAGGGCAAGCACACTAGTCTGCCGGATCCAGGGGTGCGCCGTTTTGATGAAGCAATGGAATTCATCAACGCCTCGAACTACGCGGAGGGGCGAAAGGCGCTCTATCGTCTGCTGGACAGCTTTCCTGAGACCTCCGCAGGGCCTGAGGCCCGCCGGATCATTGGCGAGCTGAACATGGACATGCTTTTCTCCCAGGAGGCCAATCCGCAGAGAAAGGACTACATCGTTCAGCCGGGCGACTCGATGGGGCTCATCGCCCGCAAAAACCAGACGAGCGTGGAATGCATCATGCGGGCCAATGGCATGCTGAGCACCAATCTGCAGCCTGGAGATCACCTGTTCGTTTTTCCCCTGGACTTTGAGATCGTGGTGGACATCTCTTCCAAGACCGTCCAGCTCTGGCGCGGGACCCGGGAGAAGGGCTACTTCTTCAAGGAATATCAGGCTCTGGAAGTCCGCCTGCCCCCTGGGATGAAGGCACCCGCCGAGACCGTGATCCAGGCAAAAAGCGCCTGGCACAATGGCAAGGCCGTGACCTCGGAGAATCCTCTTTTCATCAGTGCTGACAAATGGCTGGTTGGTCACAAGACCGGATTTAATCTCCGGGGGCTGCCCAAGGCGAAGCCGCTTGTTGATAAGACGACGACACCCTCCCAGCCCGCTGCGGCGACCAAAGGGAAGTCCAAAGGCGGCTCAAAGGCTGCCAATAAAGTTGTGGACGACGACGATGATGATGGCCTGGCGGGCATCCCGGAAACCGGGGTGTTTCTGGCCCGGGAGGACATTGAAGAGCTGTTCACAATCGTCCGCACGCAGACGAAGTTGTTTGTCGCGCGCTAA